The Natrinema caseinilyticum genomic sequence CCACATCCAGATCGACGGTCTCGAGTACACGCTCGCACTCATCGACCCCGATTCGATCCGTCAGGAACCGGACATCCCGGATCTCGACCTCCCCGCGGAGGTCGTTCTGGAAGGCAAAGACGTCAATCGATCGGTGACGGCAGCCGACATGGTCAGCGATCACATCGCACTCGGCGTCGACGAGGGCGAGGAGTTCTTCTACGTCAACGCGGAGGGTGACACCGACGACGTTCACCTCGAACTCACGCAGGAGGATCTGATCGACCTGCAGGTCGGCCCCGCGCACTCGCTGTTTTCGCTCGACTACCTCAAAGACATGAACAAGGCAATTCCCGCGGACACCGAGGTCACGCTGGATCTCGGCGAAGAGTTCCCCGTCAAGATCTACTTCGGGTTCGCGGAGGGACAGGGACAGGTCACGTACATGCTCGCACCGCGGATCCAGAGCGACTGACCGGTCGACCGCGCTCGTCGCGGTCCGTAGGAGACGGCCCGTGTCGGACCGAACCGATCTTCTGTGTTGCTGTCTCTGTCGGCTCGATGTTCTCGAAACGAGAATACGGGAAGGCCAGCGGCTACCGGATCGGTCTCCGAACGCCGGCCCACGCCCTCCCGTGACGAATCGCCGGACGAAACGGAGTCACAGTCGGAATCAATCGAGTGGACGACGACGTTCGACACAGAGACCGAACGACCGACCAAGGCGACCGTCACCGCCGTTGCTGCCGCACTCGAGGCGAACCCGCTCGAGCTGTCACCGCTGTCCGACAGCGTCGATCCGGACGCGCTCGATTCGCTGATCGAACACGCCCAGCGGGAAGCCGATACCGGGACTCACGAAGTGTGGTTCTCTTACGAGGGGGTCGACGTCGGCGTCCGAAGCGACGGACGGATCCGGGTTCGAGACGCGACCGCGGCCGCGGTCGCGTGATATCCTCCCCGCGCCAAAGCGTCGTACCCGTCCTCACGGTGAGACGCTCCCGACGGAGAGGTGACGGTCCCCACCGATGCGTCACGTTCCTCAGTCGTGTTCGTCGAGGAAGGCGACGAGGTGGTCGTTCACCCGGTCGTCGTCCTCGATGAAGAACAGGTGCGAGCCGCCCTCGACGAGTTCGAGACGACTATCCGGAATCTTCTCCGAGAGCAGGGTCGCGTTTTCGACGGGGACGACGTCGTCGTTCGTCCCGTGGAGAACGAGCGTCGGGACGCGGAGGCCCTCGAGTCGATCGCTGACGTCGAAGTTCAAGACGGCGGCGGCCTGGGCCTCGCGGGCGGCCTCGCTCGCGTCTTGCTCGAGGCGCCACTCGATGATCCGGTCCATCAGGTGCGGGTTCCGATTGGTGAACCGCTCGTTGAACGCGGGTCGCATTCGATAGCGAATTTTCTCGCGCTCGCTCGCTCCGTCGGGCGTGTCGAACATGTGTTCTTGCGTGTCGTCGGGCACGGGTGCCGCGTCGGGCCCGCCGTGGCTCGTACAGCAAAGCGTCAGCGACTTCGCGCGGGTGTACTCCAGGGCGTACCGCTGGGCGATCATCCCGCCCATGCTCGCGCCGACGATGTGGGCGTCGTAGATCCCCGCGTTGTCGAGGACGGTCTCGAGGTCGGCAGCCAGGCCGCCGATCGAGTAGCCGGCGAGTTTCAAAATGACGAGCGCGCGAAGTTTCCCGGGTAGCCGCGGGACGAGCGGCGGCAACCCGACGTCCGATCGGCCGGTCCCCCGGTTGTCCGGGGCGACGACGTCGTAGTCGGACGCCACGGCCTCGCGCTGCCAGCGCCACATCCACCGACCGAATCCCAGCCCCTGGACGAAGACGACGGGTGCGGAGCCGTCGCCGTCGCTGTCCGCGCGCTCGTAGTAAATCGACACGCCGTCTCTCGTCGCCTGTGGCATATCTCGAGTGTCGAGTCGAACACCCTTGAAATCGATCATCGAGGCGGACGACGCCACTGCGACGGGCGTCGACCGTTCCGCTCGAGCCGATAGTCCGATCGTATCACCGCTCCGACGGTCGACGCGTGGGGTTGGTCCCCGGTTTCGATCGACCCATCGAACTCGACGCGATCGGTCGCTTTAAGGGAGCATTGTGCTAACCAGCGCGTTTATCCCGCCTCAGTAATACTGTATTACCGATGCATCGACTGCACGCCCGATACCCGTTTCTCGAGGCCGCTCGCGAATCCGTCGCGACGGAGGCGGTCGATCTGGCGACCGTCGTCGAGCAGGATCGGGCGGTCGTCGACCGCGCCCGGCAACGAATTGTGACCGCGCTCGAGGAGGGCGACACCGGAGGGCCACACCGCGATCATCGAATCGAGTTGCTCTCGTACCCGGTCGCACGGGTGCTCGTTTCCATGGTCGAGGAACGGGTCCTCGTTCGGAAGTACGCCCGTGCGGAGGCCGAAACGGCCTACGACCGCTTCACCGCCGATATGGCGGATACGACCGAACTGAAAAGCGTCGAATCGGCGGATCTGGAACTGGACGCGTTGCTCGCCGAGTTCGAGTTGCAGGGCGGGATAAACGAAACGGACGCGGGCTATCGGATCGACGTCGGGACGTACCTGCCGCTTTCCGAAGATCTGTGGGGCGACGAGTGGCGGCTCGTGAACCGACCGCTTTCCGCGGGCGAGGTTCCCGTCGACGAGGACGAACTACTCACGTTGCTCCGGGAAGCGATCCGGGACCGCATCGAGGACGGGCTGCCGTTCGACGTCCCGGACGCAATCGCGACCGCTCTCGAGGACGAGGCCGCCGAAATCCGCGACGTCCTGGCGGATCTCGAGTTGACCCGCGAGATCGACACCGTCGTGCCGGATCTCTTTCCGCCGTGTATGAAAGCCCTCCTCGATCAGATCCAGAAGGGCGAACACCTGGCTCACCACTCCCGGTTCGCGATCACCGCCTTCCTCTCGAGCATCGGGATGACGACGGATCAGATCGTCGAACTCTACCGCGTGAACTCGTCGTTCGGCGAGGAGATGACCCGCTACCAGACCGACCACATTCGCGGGGAGACCTCGCCGACGGAGTACTCGCCGCCGTCCTGTGCGACGATGCAGTCCTACGGGGACTGCGTCAACAAGGACGATCTCTGCGAGCAAATTCCGCATCCGATGGCCTACTACGAAGAACGGATCGACGACGCCGACGACGACGAGATCGAAGACTGGCGGGAGCGGACCGACGAGAGCGAAAACGGTGCCGCAAGCGGCGACTAACTGCGTTCGACGCGACGATACGCCGGCCGTCACGATCGGACGCGCCCGCGTTACCGCCGAAACGGGTCGTCGGACAGATCGGCGGCCCGTTGCCGAACGTCGTCCAGCGCGCGTTCCTGTTCGCCGCGGGTGAGACCGCCGCGGGTGAGACCGCCGGATTCGGCGTGTCGTCCGTCGTACTGTTCGGACGGGATCGAGTTCCAGACGCTCGAGTCCGCATCGCCCCCGTTGCCGGTATCCGTCGGTGTGGGCCGCCGTCGCAGCGATGTAATCGTCCCGGCGAGTCCGATCAATACCGCCACTGCACCGACTGCGGGAGTAACGGTGGCGGAAGCCGAAACGCGAGCGACCAGCAGCGACCCGGCCACCAGCACCACGACGAAACCGAGAACGAGAAGCGGCCCAGATCGACGTGACGGTCCGGATTCGGAGTCTGAACGGCCCATAGGAAACGTCAGGAGACCAACGTGAAAAGCGTGCCGACGTCCGTCAGAACGTGCCGCCGTTGGGTTCGAGGCCGTCTTCCGGTTCGTTGAGCATGTAGGCCAGGCCGATTCCGACCGCGGTGAGCAGCAGGATGAAACCGGCGATGACCCAGACGAGCATCCAGCCGCCCTCGGGCGAGAGCGTGCTGTCGATTCCGTAGGTTGAACCGACGTAAACCATGGCGGCGAGCATGAAGAGGACGGCACCCACGGAGACGACGATTTCGATGATCTGTTCGCGATCGAGCATTGTCGGGTCGATTTCGCCGGACGCGTGAAAAGCGCTTCGAAGGGGTGGTGAGACGACGGGTCGTGAAACCGCACGCTCTCCGGGGGCGCGACGGCAGTTCCGTCGTATAAATGCGCCACCTGAACACGCAGGCGCGCCCGTTATTTCGCTCGAGTCCCTACCCACGTCGAATAGCCAGCCGATCAGCGAATCTCGCTCGACGCACCTATGAAAACAACAGCGTCACCGAAAGCACCCCTTCCAGCACCGTCGACCGACCATCTCACGAGGCGGTCCCGCCGAGCGCGCACCGAACCGATGTCGGTGTTGCCCCTCGGCGACGGACTCTACGAGGTCGAGTCCGCGAGCGATCACACCTACCTCGTCGATCTCGAGGGCGGGCGATGCACCTGTCCGGACCACGTCTTCCGCGACGCTCGCTGCAAGCACATCAGGCGGGTGGCGATGGAGATCACGGAGGGTCGAACCCCGCCGCCTGGCGAGATCGCCGTCGACTGTCACGACTGCGGCGAGACGATCTTCGTCGACGAGGAACGGACAGCACCCTTCTACTGCGAGACACACGAGATCTTCCCGGGCGATTCCGTCGTCGACCGCGAGACGGGCGACCGCCTCACCGTCGTCGACGTCTCGGAACTCCGAGCCGACGCCGTCGAGATCGGAGCGGCCGACACCACCGTCGCCGGCTACGCGACGAACGAGAACTACGAGCCGAACGTCCCCGTCGTCGGCGCGGTCTACCCTCACGCGCACGTCGCTCGAAACGGCGTCGTTCCCTCGTCGCTGAAGGTGTACGTCTTCCCGCGGACGCGGCTCGAACGCGAGGTTCGAACGAAGTGAGAACCTCGCGAAGGTGAGCGGGGAGGAACGACCCGCGAACGCGATGTTCGAACAGTGCGAGACTGACGTCTCGCGGGCCGTTCGCGCGAAGACGAGTGAGAGCCTCGACGTGGTCCGAACGATGCGAGACCCTCACAGCGGGAAGCGGGTCGACCGAGGGCGGCCGGTGTCGCCGACGTGGACACCGCTACGCCACTCGAAACGGCCTCCAACGCACCGCGAGTTGACACCGACCGTTTTCTTGTGGGCTGCGATCGACGATCTAGGTATGGGCACGGGTATCGACTACGGCGATCTCGACGAAGGACGGCACGTGAACTACTGGACGTTCGATCGCACGCTCCAGCGCGAGCTTCGTCGGGTGTACGACCCCGCGGACTTCGAGTGGGCCGAACCCCGGCTCGAGGAGTTCGGTGAGCTGATCGGCCACACCGTCGCGGATAACGCCGATTACGTCGACGACCACGGGCCGGAACTCGAGACCTACGACGAGTACGGCGACGTGCAGAACTTCGTCCGGTACCCCGCCGAACAGCGCGAGAACGATCGGGCGGTCTACGAGGCGGGCATCGTCGCCGACGCGTTCGAGGCTCCGCCCGGCCGCGACGAGCCGTTGCCGTTCAGCCACTTCCTCGCGATGTTGCACCTGGTATCGTACGCCGACGCGGGATTCGGCTGTCCGGTCGCGATGACCGCCGGTTCGGCGCTCGTCCTCGAGCGCTTCGACGGCGGCGTCTCCGGAAGCGACGGGACTGGAGGGTCGTCAGAGCCACGGTCCGACGGCGATCTCGAGGCCTACTATCGGGGACTCGTCAGCCGCGACTACGACGGGCTCATCGAGGGGGCGATGTTCCTCACCGAAGAGCAAGGCGGCAGCGACGTGGGTGCGAACGAAACGACGGCGCGATACGACGACCAGGCCGATTGCTGGCGACTCACCGGCGAGAAGTGGTTCTGTTCGAATATCGACGCCGAGGGGACGCTCGCGCTCGCCCGGACCGAAGACGCGCCGGCGGGGACCGACGGGCTCTCGATGTTCCTCGTTCCCCACGGCGACCCCGACGGGGGAGTCCTGACCAAAGGTGACCGCCGGGAGTTCGAGGGTGCACCGCCGGGAGACGCACTCAACGACCAGCTGTACCGGCGGCTGAAGGACAAACTGGGGACGATCGCCGTCCCGACCGGCGAAGTCGAGTTCGACGACACGAAGGCGTTCCTCGTCGGCGAGCGGGAGGCCGGCTTCAGACAGATGACCGAGATGCTCAACTTAGAACGGCTCGCGAACGCCGCCGCCTCCTGTGGCGTCATGGGCCGAGCCCTCCTCGAGAGCAGGGTCCAGGCCGCCACCCGCGAAGCCTTCGGAAAGACGATCGACGAGTTCCCGCTGATGCGAGCGGACCTCGTCGACATGACCGTCGACTACGAGGCCGCGACGGCGTACGTCGCCGAAGTCGGCCGATTGTTTTCGGAGCGCGAGCGAGCGAGACGGAACGGTGACTCGAGCGACGAGACCGACGACGAGTACCGACTGCTCCGGCTGTTGATCCCGATCGCCAAACTCCGAACGGGCAGGATGGCCGTCGACACCGCCTCCTACGCCATGGAGATCCAGGGCGGAAACGGCTACGTCGACGACTTCGTGACCAACCGCCTGCTCCGAGACGCGCAGGTACTGCCGATCTGGGAGGGGACGGAGAACGTCCTCTCGCTGGACGTGATCCGGGCCATGGAGCGCGAGCGTGCCCACGAGCCGTTCGTGCAGGCGATCGAGGAGCGACTCGAGGCCGTCACCCATCCGGCGCTCGCGGACGCGGCCGACACGGTCGCCGCGGAGTACGAGGAGTTGACGGCGGCACTCGTGGCGCTGGCCGACGCGGATCCCGACTACGCCCAGCTCTCCGCAAAGCGCCTCGCACACTACGTCTTCGAGGTGTTTACCGCCGCGCTGTTGCTCGAAGAAGCGCAATCCGACCTCGAGGACGGCGACGGCCGAACCGCACTCGTCGCGCGGCGGTTCGTCACGACGGAACTCGAGACGCGCGAGGCGCGGGGAATCACCGGCGGCGACCGGGCCGCCCTCGAGGCGTTCGAGCCGATCGTCCACCACGTACCGGTCGACCCCGAAACGGTCGCGGACGCAGTGACGGCCGACGATTGAAGAGAGCGGTCCGGTGATGGCCGACGATTGAAGAGAGCGGTCCGGTGATGGCCGACGATTGAAGAGAGCGGTCCGGTGACGGCCGACGATTGAAGAGAGCGGTCCGGTGACGGCCGACGATTGAAGAGTGAAGAGGCCGGTC encodes the following:
- a CDS encoding alpha/beta fold hydrolase, whose translation is MPQATRDGVSIYYERADSDGDGSAPVVFVQGLGFGRWMWRWQREAVASDYDVVAPDNRGTGRSDVGLPPLVPRLPGKLRALVILKLAGYSIGGLAADLETVLDNAGIYDAHIVGASMGGMIAQRYALEYTRAKSLTLCCTSHGGPDAAPVPDDTQEHMFDTPDGASEREKIRYRMRPAFNERFTNRNPHLMDRIIEWRLEQDASEAAREAQAAAVLNFDVSDRLEGLRVPTLVLHGTNDDVVPVENATLLSEKIPDSRLELVEGGSHLFFIEDDDRVNDHLVAFLDEHD
- a CDS encoding acyl-CoA dehydrogenase family protein — encoded protein: MGTGIDYGDLDEGRHVNYWTFDRTLQRELRRVYDPADFEWAEPRLEEFGELIGHTVADNADYVDDHGPELETYDEYGDVQNFVRYPAEQRENDRAVYEAGIVADAFEAPPGRDEPLPFSHFLAMLHLVSYADAGFGCPVAMTAGSALVLERFDGGVSGSDGTGGSSEPRSDGDLEAYYRGLVSRDYDGLIEGAMFLTEEQGGSDVGANETTARYDDQADCWRLTGEKWFCSNIDAEGTLALARTEDAPAGTDGLSMFLVPHGDPDGGVLTKGDRREFEGAPPGDALNDQLYRRLKDKLGTIAVPTGEVEFDDTKAFLVGEREAGFRQMTEMLNLERLANAAASCGVMGRALLESRVQAATREAFGKTIDEFPLMRADLVDMTVDYEAATAYVAEVGRLFSERERARRNGDSSDETDDEYRLLRLLIPIAKLRTGRMAVDTASYAMEIQGGNGYVDDFVTNRLLRDAQVLPIWEGTENVLSLDVIRAMERERAHEPFVQAIEERLEAVTHPALADAADTVAAEYEELTAALVALADADPDYAQLSAKRLAHYVFEVFTAALLLEEAQSDLEDGDGRTALVARRFVTTELETREARGITGGDRAALEAFEPIVHHVPVDPETVADAVTADD
- a CDS encoding HalOD1 output domain-containing protein translates to MLLSLSARCSRNENTGRPAATGSVSERRPTPSRDESPDETESQSESIEWTTTFDTETERPTKATVTAVAAALEANPLELSPLSDSVDPDALDSLIEHAQREADTGTHEVWFSYEGVDVGVRSDGRIRVRDATAAAVA
- the priL gene encoding DNA primase regulatory subunit PriL produces the protein MHRLHARYPFLEAARESVATEAVDLATVVEQDRAVVDRARQRIVTALEEGDTGGPHRDHRIELLSYPVARVLVSMVEERVLVRKYARAEAETAYDRFTADMADTTELKSVESADLELDALLAEFELQGGINETDAGYRIDVGTYLPLSEDLWGDEWRLVNRPLSAGEVPVDEDELLTLLREAIRDRIEDGLPFDVPDAIATALEDEAAEIRDVLADLELTREIDTVVPDLFPPCMKALLDQIQKGEHLAHHSRFAITAFLSSIGMTTDQIVELYRVNSSFGEEMTRYQTDHIRGETSPTEYSPPSCATMQSYGDCVNKDDLCEQIPHPMAYYEERIDDADDDEIEDWRERTDESENGAASGD
- a CDS encoding DUF7472 family protein, with amino-acid sequence MLDREQIIEIVVSVGAVLFMLAAMVYVGSTYGIDSTLSPEGGWMLVWVIAGFILLLTAVGIGLAYMLNEPEDGLEPNGGTF
- a CDS encoding DNA polymerase sliding clamp, encoding MFKAIVSAETLTSALDSVSVLVDECKIHLEEDGLEIRAVDPANVGMVDLSLDSAAFESYEADGGLLGVDLSRLEDIAGMAESGQLVQLELDEETRKLHIQIDGLEYTLALIDPDSIRQEPDIPDLDLPAEVVLEGKDVNRSVTAADMVSDHIALGVDEGEEFFYVNAEGDTDDVHLELTQEDLIDLQVGPAHSLFSLDYLKDMNKAIPADTEVTLDLGEEFPVKIYFGFAEGQGQVTYMLAPRIQSD
- a CDS encoding SWIM zinc finger family protein; the encoded protein is MKTTASPKAPLPAPSTDHLTRRSRRARTEPMSVLPLGDGLYEVESASDHTYLVDLEGGRCTCPDHVFRDARCKHIRRVAMEITEGRTPPPGEIAVDCHDCGETIFVDEERTAPFYCETHEIFPGDSVVDRETGDRLTVVDVSELRADAVEIGAADTTVAGYATNENYEPNVPVVGAVYPHAHVARNGVVPSSLKVYVFPRTRLEREVRTK